In Gadus chalcogrammus isolate NIFS_2021 chromosome 1, NIFS_Gcha_1.0, whole genome shotgun sequence, the sequence TCATAATGATAAAGAGTTGATTGTTACTTGTATGAATGGAAGGATGTCGCTACTGAAAGGTTTGTGACTCAAGTTGGCCTTTGACTGGTTCCTCCTCATATGCACAGACTTTGGATTAAGCCTGTAGATGGAAAGGACATTATCTTAAATAGCCAGGTAACCTAcaaatttgtttttattaagcCCATTCATACAATGAACAAGATTCACTAGTAAATGGCTGTATTTGTGCTTTCCCCTTTCACATGATTAGAAGACTGCAAACAAATGCAGGCTCACCTGCGCTGTTGACCATTTGTTGCTTGAGCTGGAAGGAGGAAAGAATTAAGGAAATGATACAATTCTCAGAAATGTGGCGACACTTTAGGTGTGACAATAGTGGGGAACGGAACTTTGACGTACACCGCAGTAAATATCAGACCGTACCTTTTTCAACTGCTACTTTAAGCAAATCATGCTTAGCCTGAAGTTTGGATGCCAATGAACTCCCTAGCAGGTACTCCTTTACTTTCTGAAAAACAAGTTGGAAACAATTTGTCCCGGTTAGCAATAGTCACCGTTTTTTCAGCTTATCAACCACTTACCCTTACCAAGCAACACGGGATGCACCAATCTTGGTTTATCTTGGACAATTCTGAatgccatttaaaaaaagaaaaaaaggaaatgggTCGACAAAGATACTGATTGGCGATTCTCTGCCTCGAATTGTCCAGTTTTTTTCCAcacatttgtttaaaatgtgGCAGCCAGGTTTATAAAGCCAGTGTTGCTTCATATCTTGTACATAAAACCTAGTACTATATCATCAAATATCAAGATATTTGTAGAATAATAGAATACAAGCAGTTAATAATTATTTAGCCGATAGgctttacattacatttacattggaATTCTAGGAGTTTACTTTCATAAAACATGTATCAACATAATTTGCTTAGACTTGGCACTTGGGCACACGTTCATCGACCGAGGGCTTATGTTGACATTTCAATGGAAATACTCATTCAAATGACGAAAGAAAGCCGTTTGAACACCTGCTGCTGTGACTCAAGACACTTCCCTCTTCAACACAtccttatttattatttccacAAATACTCACAAAAGTAATTCAACAAATTCCAGCCTATGCAAATGTTCTGCACACACGGAAACAAGTTGATATAAAGTAAATTTGTCACCAAAGATAcaagaatttaaacattaaacagcATAAATAACCAGTAAGCAAAGGCAGCATTAACCATTTCACAtcgattaatataggctactaaAATTCCATGCAAATACGGTGGCTGCAATCGTTGGAATATGCAACACTTGGGTTATGCTTTTAACAGAGCAGAAGAGCGGTTTGCAGTCTTTTCCTATGAGGTTATAAATGTTTCAATAGTTTCCACTTACATAGGGATGTGCAACTAAGGACTACTCTTATTTGTTTTTCAGTCACTTAATGTTTCCTGTAATCTGCAAATTGTTAGTTGAACGTCCTTGTTCACTGTTCACTGTTTGTGTGCTAGGAGGAAGACCTGTATGGTTTCAGTTGATTGGTGCAAtcccacaaacaacacacattgTAAATACTGTGCATTATGGACTCACGGTGAGATAGAGTTGCTCAATCTCCTGTTGGTTGGCTCTCCGCCGGGCTGCACTGGGCTTGCTTGCCTGGTTCTCTGCGCCCTCTTCCTGAGGGCAACCGGTGCCACCACCAACCcctccgccgccaccaccaccaccaccaccaccaccacctcctccactaggCTCCAGGTCGTCGTCAGAGACTATCTCCAGCAGCGAGGAGTGGCCGACCATCAGGCCTTTCCCAGCCTGGGGGCCAGGTGGGAGACGCAGGGGGGTGAAGAGAGGCATACAGCGGGATAAGAagtgggggacagaggggggaggaatgagacggagggaggagggagagagagcgggtagGAGGGACACAGAGATGAGAGTCGGAAGAGccagagaggacaggagggacagacagagaaggtTGGGagcgggagacagagggggaagaggagttggagaaggagtgAGGCAAAGCTTTGAATCTTTCTGGTCACCCCAAGGCGTCGGTAGACATTGCGGAGCTAAATGCGATGGCTGTGCGGgtgtgggggtgatgggggggggggggggggggggtgcgggtgCTGCAACGtacctcctccgtctcctggcAGACGGTTGTCAGCCTGTTCTGTATCTGTTTGAACCGGGTCtccagctctgtgctcagctCGTGCTCTGTGCTCACCTCACACACCTGAGAGCCACAGGGTCAAGGGTTTTAGGGTTCAACGCAACAAAGAACATACAACACAAACGTCCATTCAGCCTCTATGTTTTGGGCGTCTATGTGATTTGCCCTATTTGGAATATTGTCTGCAGCAGGGCTTTCTGCCAGCACTTTTATTACAGTGGAGCCGATGgtatttggtttgtttgtgctCAAAGCAGCAGAAATAACTTCGACAGCAAACAACTCTTTTGAGATACAATGACACAGCTGCGACAACCTACAGTCTGCATTGTTAACGGTAATCATAGGGAAGAACatttatttcaaatagggcATACAAAAGTATGCCCTATTatgatggagacacacacacgcgcacacacacgcacacacacacacacacacacacacacacacacacacacacacacctggtctcCGTCGTGGGGTTGGTACTGGAagcggagggggaggcagaaggTGTTGTTGTGAGTCTCCAGGAGGTTGTCTCGGTCCATGTTCTGGACCAGTCCAGAAACGGTCCCCTGGATTTGCTGTAGCCCGGTGCTCTGGTTCTTCTGGGCGTGGTTCCACCGTGACAGGTAGCTCCGCATCACACGGCCCACCGTTTGATGGTAACCCGTGTCTGCGCACTAATGAAGGCAAGAATTACTATTTGGTCACTTAAGGCCTtttttatggttccacgttcccgcaacgcaatgaccacgcagacgctttgaCGCAGTCTTGAACGTTTATGGCTCTGCGTCGGGTGTTAGTaagccgaccaatcacagcccttgctgctgcgtcgcctcaacGGAAGGTTATGATTTTTGGGAACCACACGTCCGGCCcctgcggtggacgcaaggagggtacTCAAGGACGTagggggtccgtaacccccttgtcTTTGTTGTAACGTTGAGCCATAAAAAGCCCTTCAgtagatgctttcatccaaggGGTTAGGCACCTTGCTCATGAATTCCTACAGGTAGGCTGAAGacttgggaatcaaacccacatCCTTATGACGGCGAATTGCCCAGTATCTTATATCCACAAAACTATCCTGCCACCCGACTACATTGTGAACTGAGTTACAAAGTGCGTTATGTTTTTATAATCCATTCAAATCTATTCATAATGGGAAAGAATGGACACAGGTTCAACCAATGGGCGACACTCACGTCTATGAGCGTGGAAATGTCCTGAAGGTAGTACTTGTTCATTGAGGCGTTGGCGGCGGCCAGGTTCAGAAGGTACTCGTTTCGTGCCTTGCTGCACTTCACCTGGATCTCCTGGACCTTGCCCTGTCTCTGTGTCACCGACATCAACAGTGACGCGTAAGAGACGATTGACAGATTCAAGCGTACACAAAAATGCAATGCCGAGGTTGGTGATGATCGCATCGGCAAGTTGGTTAAACATGGCGTTTTACTTTTTCTATCAACCTCTCCATTTTCTTGGTTTTCTGTTTTTCCTCCTGTTTCTCTGCATCCCTCAGCTTCCCATCCGCCAACATAAAGTCTGAGTAGTACTGCAAGTATGTCCTCCATGCCTAAAGAGACACaggaccccaacacacacacacacacacacacacacacacacacacacacacacacacacacacacacacacacacacacacacacacacacacacacacacacacacacacacacacacacacacacacacacacacacacacacacacaaccaatatTCAGTTAAACGCTTGTTTGTTTTGCATGTTGCATATGGAAGTTCGCTCGGTGATTGCATTTGCTCACGCACTGTTTGGAGCTCTATGGTGACCTTCAACAGTCCGTCCTGTAGCTGCGCACACACCTCTTTACTCTGGAAatacacagacaaaacaaaagccCCCGTAAGTTAGTAACAAACGTGTTCGCTCAAGAGCTGTAGAGTTGTGCCTGGGAGGGACTGGAGGAAGATACAAACATGCCAACAGTCACCCTGCTCAGAATATCTGAATAATAGTTTTAGGTTTGTTCATCATCTGCAATTAATAGAACAAGGAGCTGCTGATCCCTAGTGCTGCCACATGAATAGCTTGAATTGCAGGCTTCCTCCAAATAGTCCAGACAAGTGCAGACAAGTAACCGATGTTGTACCTTTCTGGAGAGGCGCTGGGTGTACTCCAGGCAGTTAGCCAGTGGCTGGATGAGCAGGTTGCTGCAGCTCTCGCTCAGACCACTGTGGTCCCTGGCCTCCTGGCGAGTCTGGGCCAGCAGGGACCGCCACACCTGGGCCACTGACTGGCCACTGGGCTCCTTCCtggcaaacacgcacacagggagaggaggtggtcaattcagagagagggagagctgacAATTAAGAACAATCATATCATTGTGATTATGATGACCACACAGAAAAGGCCTTTGTGGTTTGTATCCCTCAGGAGCCGCTCATATTATCTGCAATAGGATGCTCAAAATATGAGAGGCAAAAGGCTAGTGTCTGTGGCTGTTTGTCGTAGTCAAGAAGACTGTCGATCAACGTGATTAAAAACAGGAAATGAAATTCAAGTCAGCCCCTGATCACCGCATGTCCTAAGTTGACCAAAGTTCAATGTTTGTCACGCCCTTCTGCGGTGTCGCAAGTCGACGTACTGGACTCAAGCTGTCCTTTGTTCTTTTGGCCATACATCTAATACACTTCCAACATAAAGTAAATCGGGCAACTCGCCTCTCATTGCATTTGCAGCCTCCGGTGGCACTGTAGCAGGAAGTAAGCCAAGGATCAAGTGTGATGCAGGCTTTTGGTACAAGAGGGTTTCGCACACGATTAGGATGCTGGGCCACAGTCTAACCTCTTGATCTTGGACGTGAACTTTTCGGCGAGTCTTTCCAGTGAGCGGGCGTAGTcgccctctatctccccccgcCGCCGTAGGTATTCACTCAGGTCCTGCATCTGCTGGCTCTTGTGCTCCAGTTGCAGGTCTAGAACCTTCAGCTGGTCAACTAGCTGGCTGCGGACCTCTGAAAAGGGGAACACAGAAGacaaaagtaaaaacaaaacaaaacaaagaaaaacaagccAGACAGGATATGAAGTCATGCTCAGACTGATTTTGTAAGGACTTTTGTCCCTAAAACAAGCGCCGCTCCCCAAAGCTCATCATTGTAATATACCTTTGATTTGTGTGTCGTAGGTCACCACACCGACCCTATCCTTTCTCAGCTTCACGTGGGAACTCATCGTCGCTCCAACAGCGTGATTCtgttaaacaaaacaaagtaaAGTGACATCATCATGCAACGCAAGAATCCCACAATGCTGTGGTATATGTGTGCAAGTAGGCACAATGCCCTGTATGGACCTTTTCTCAGCACAACAAAACCCCAAGGCCTATATCTGTTACTGAAGCAGGCTCTATCGCACAACCTACTTCAAACACACTGCTACCAGTCAGCCCCTCCTATTGATACGGTCGGTCTCCTCCTACAACAGAAAGATATTTTTCTCTTACTGTAACACATCTCATGAGCGGGCCCTTCCTCTGCTCTTCCCCGTTGACGGGAAGTCCACTAATGAGCTGGGTGGCATGTGTTGTCCGCTGCGTCGCTAGTAACGTTACTGCACAAGTGCAAAAATAGCACCAGCAACATTTCGGCTGCCCTTAAAATAGAGGCCCACCATAATCCCACGCGTTGTAGTGTGTTGAAGAATACACATCGGTTGAGATAATTTTATACTGAAACGCTTTGAAGAAATAACAGGACTACATATCCTGAAAGAGTATAGCCTACTAGGATACTTTTTTTGTATTCAACAATTAAGGCAAGGATATGTTGACATTACGTTTTATTTCGTAAGAAGTACAGAAACATTACTTACATTTGAAATTTAGATCTTACACATAACCTAATGGAACTTTATATtaaatattgcattttcacCAATGTGTTGTTGGTATATTTCGGTTGAATAATTGACATCGATTACAAATGACCTAACCTTGCCTCTTTCCATATGGATTAAGAAGGGAGGTGTAAACTTGTCAAATGGAAGAGAAAACAGAAGCCATTGTGTGTAACGTTAGCGTCTTGGCTCTCTTCCCAGGCCTACAGTTAGGTGCCAGAGGCCCCTGCAATCACATGACCGTTTAGCGGATCTAATAATTTAAACTCAGCAAATATCTAGCTCTGTTTTGTCTTGCCGGAAAGACGAGGATTATCAGTGCCCTTCTGAAAAGGGAAGGGCGTTTTCCTAAGATTAGCAAATCAAATCCTCCAACTGCTGAATATGGACTTTTTTTAGTTGTAcaaaaaacaagttaacaaattACCGCCGTTTTAATGATAACAGGAACTTCGGCTGCACCTGTTGTTTGTGCTTGTTGTCTACAGTGCTAGATAGCTAGGCAGGCCACCCTATTCTGTTCTGTTACCTGCTACCTGTAGCTAACGTTAGCTATTTTGCAGCTAGTCGTGTGGATTTTTCCAGAAATCACAACTCAACCCTGCCTCGGCGCTCCTCGTGATTATGGTAAAAACACAACGCTAGTTGGATTTGTTTGGACAACTTGAAGCGAAACCATCATTCATATCTGCGTCCAGCTGTCAAAAATGTAATAGTGATTTTAAACTCGTTAAAAATATGACTTACCAATTTAGAGTTGAAAGTTACTAAGCTTTAACTTTGAGTTTAACGTACTAAACAAGCTATCTATTGGCCTATATTCAAAACATAGTTATCTGGATTAACTGTGGCTACAGCGATACCTAGTGGACAGCCATAATCTGCAGTGTGCTACACGCTTTAGACAGGCTAGTAAGTGCCTTAGATTAGCAAACATTTTCACCTCAACATCAAACCTCATGACTAATGAATAGTGCGGGAACCAGCATCCCTAAAGCCCCGCAATAATGGAACTCATTTTACTGTGTTTATACAGTTCTAatcttttcacacacacacacacacacacacacacacacacacacacacacacacacacacacacacacacacacacacacacacacacacacacacaatccctaaCCCCCTCACAGTTTTCTGCCTGACTTCCCCTTTCCTCGAAAGCTAAACTCAAAGCATTTCCCCACTCAACAATGCAACAAATTCGGTTTTAAACATGACAGCTATATTgcaacaccccccaccccaccactcCCAAAACTGTCGGCCTATGTTATTTTCCTTACTATGTCAGACTTTTCCAGAAGACTCTTCATTCTTGTTCTATGTGATCATTACTGATTCACCCCCCTCAAGCATGGGAGGCTGCTGTCACAATAATTATTGAATACTAGTCTGTGCTTGTCTCGTACTGAATACTGGAGCAGAGCTCTCCTAACAAGTTCACAATGTGTGTGGCTGGGAAAACGTTGAGCATATTTTATGAACTTATCTCTGTGAAgttgtagaagtagtagtaatagtagtagtagtagtagtagtggaaaCAAAGTTAACTCAACTCTGAAGATAATAACATGTCATTAGAGGCCACCAGCCGGATCAAATAAAAACTAAACATTGAAATCATTCCCAAACAAAATATTCATAAATAGGATTCCTACCTGAGCATTAGAGTAGTCCAAACCAGTTTGTTCGAGTCGAGACTAAGCAAACTGCTGCCAGTTGATGGCACAGTAAGCCCTCAACTGTTTCACCTCCCCCTCACATTGGACACAGGCACATGTGGGTGGAACTCACCATCTTCCTTTCTGTTGTGTTGCTTGTCTGCATACAAACagatacctacacacacacacacacaaacatacacacaaacagcgcGTGACACACAAACTCATTCTTTCGCTTTGTCATTTTGACAATTCCCCAGAGTCTTTACTTTCAAAGAATCCCTTTGAGACACGAGTGCCTGGTAGGTCCCTGAGTCAAGCTGCTTGCATCTGCCCTCATAATTTGACTCGGGAGCTATGCTGCATTCCCTGTGAGTGCTGTGAGATCACCACTACTTTTTGAATCTATGAAACCATGCTTAACTTTCTGTACAGTATTAGTAAGTTTGGTGACAACAAAAGAGACAGTAAAAGTTGTTAAGACAGCTATATGCAATTACTAGGAGCCATATATACAATGTATAAGATAACAAACATGAAAACATGTTAATGTTTCAACAAAGCTGTGTACTTGATTGAAAGAAAGTGAGAAACATGGTGTATGGGTGGTGAATTTGAAACTTGAAAACCTTACAAAAATAGAAATGGCCAAAGTGCTGATTGCATCACTCATCTCTGAGGAGTATGTTCACTATCAAACACTGACTCCTCTCTGCCCTTCCTTCCTCTATGCAGTTGCACACTGCAGTTATTCTTCCTCTGCTGATCTTTATCAACATTAAGGGGAACTGAGGAAGGAAACATCCCCATCTTAATTGTTGCTCATAGATGGATCAAGACATCTGATTGAACGAAGGCTACGTTATTCCTCCTGTTCAAAGACTGTACTGCAGTGACGAGTAGAAAAATGCCAACAATAAAGAGTCAATGCTTGGCACATTCAAATCTTTTAAACGGTCACTTCCGATAGGGTAGTAAACAGCGTTGTAAGCAACAGTGCCGTGTATTCCTTTTGAAAATGCAAAAGCCGTCAAACAGGTTCACCCTACTCACTACCTCCCCCTGCTGCACCCAATGAGAACCAAGATAAAGGAAACCTGATTCCAATAACCAGCAGCACACTACCCTTTTAGTTGAAAGTATTTACTGGCATACTGCTTAACCAAACCAAATCAATGAAAAATCATTGTTGATTGATGTCCCTTAAGAATGACTTAATGATTTCCATGGAACCAGGGAAGCATAGACAAGAAAAATGGTTTGTATGACAGTACTTGAACTGTAGTGTATACGTTATGTAGCATGGATCTGTACGCTGCATCAGCTGCTCCTTAGTAATGAATTATAACAGACTAGCCAACTATGTAGAATATTCTgcttttttatatacattatataccgATTGAAAGGATTGCACCAAAGGAAAGAAACAAAAGGAAttattttaaatttttatttCGAGTATTTCTATGAATACTTCAAGAAACCTGATTGTGACAATTGAAGATCCAGGCAAAATTATAGCCAGAGCTGGGGCAACTCCTAAACGTGGTGACAACAGCAAGTCCAAATAAAAACGCTGACGGCAGTTATTAAGTTGTAATATTGTTTCAATTAGAAAACTtccccattcattcattccccaAGTCTCCTTTGTTGTTCACCAATAGTGAAGTTATCTGAAAACAAATGTGTGAGTAACACAAAAATAGAGATTGATGTACATTAGCCATTGGGTTGGGGCCATAAATATTGCCAGGTAGAAGCTAAAAAGAGGTGCAGGATGAATTTTAAAAATAGCTAGGATGGCAGAGTCATTGTGAATCCGAGGAGGAGTCTTTGACGTCTGTGCTTTCCGTTGCCTCGCTGACTTCACTGAGTTCCTTgctctctcctccactgtccCTCTCAATCTCCTGGTCTCCTGCTAGGCTCTGGGCAGGCGTCTCCTGGCCCGCGATGCGCGCTCCAGCCTTTCTCAACTGTGGGACCTATAGaccgcaaacgcacacatataaCACAATTAGAAATCGGTTGTGGCGTGGTGGATCCGACTGGCTTTGATAGTGGCCTCTGTGAACAGGTTTAGGGGCAACAACCGTGACGACAAAGACACCGCCACAACTCCGTCCACGTGGCCACAAATCGCTAAAAGTTACCTCGTCAGCCATGTGGGCCAGGTCTCTCTTCATCGCGTAAGCATCTTCCCCATCGGCATAGTATTTAGGCTCTATTTCACTTATCCTGGTAAAAGAAATGGACAGGTTATCGACTACCTGAACACAGACGGACAATGTGATAGTACATACTGGTGTCTTGGTATTGCACAGGGAAAACCTGTCAACCAGTGAAGTAAATGTTACTTTACTGGTTGATACCAAATGTTTCAGACTTACTGGAATTTCAGTGTGTTGGAGTAGAGGTGCAAAGCAGCTCGGTTGCTATGACGGAAGAATGCAATACTTATGTTAAAGTGGCTGCATTGCTACACAACAGGTCAGAAAATGCTGGTTTGGGATACGCTAAGAGACAAACCTTTTGCGAACATGGAGGGAGACATATTTAGCGTTGAAGTTCTCAATCATAGCTCTGCTGGCCTGGTCCATTAGCTTCTGAGCCAGACCCAAGCGTCTATGGGAACGCTTTACAGCCTGAACAGCACATAACGTAGTACCAATTATTATTGAAAACGATGATGCCATTACCAACGTATAGCAATGAAACAATAACAAGGAATATTAACAACGTATTGTCTTTTCTACAGTCATACCAGTGATGTGATGTGTCCATGGGGTACATCATCTGGGTCCTCTTCCCTAAGAGTTGTAAGATAAGACCACCATTAGACATCTTCATAAACATTTTCGCTGCAAACATTTTGGGTAATGGATACTTACATTTTAGCCAACACATATCCTACTATTTTGCCATTCTCATCTTCTGCGATGTAGGAGAGCTTAAAGTTGTAAATAGGAGAAGAGTACAATGAAATAAGATGCAGGCGAAAAATAAAACGTTGTTTTATATAGTAAACCAGTAAAAACATAACACTAGAACTAACCTGAGGCCAAGATAATCCATGGTAGAAGTAATATTTCATTTGGTAGTTTTCTGGAAGACACAGCAGGTTGCAATGCTGCATATTCATGAGATCTTCCGGCTGTGTGAGAAGAAAACATTAAAAGACTGACTTTATACACATTATAAATAGCATGTCACACAATGTTGAGAACGTCAATTTGAGAAACGTTAGCTAGCTGTTTCATAGTCAAGTAGCTAGCAATGCCTGACTGGTCAAAAATGCCATGCGTGTTAAAGCGCCGCTTGATAGTAAACTTACCCTTGCGTTTCGTATGTTCATTTTGAAATTGTTTAGTGTCCGCTTCTAGAAAATCCGATAAAGATATTAGGGGCCAAACGTCATAATATTGTGAGAAACTGTTAGTTCTATAGTGCTATGTCGCTAGCTAAGTAATTTCGTTAGCATGCgaaggtggggagagagaacTGACTTCCTCAGCGTGCCACAATAATGGAGCACATTTCCGCCTAGAGCCAATGCTCCAACATCACAATAAAGGTCCCCTAGACTGAAAATAGATCGACATCATACATTTACACGTATAATAAGATCCATCTAACGCTTTTACTTTCCGGACGTTTCACGTTAGTACAGAGACGGAAGTAGTATTAAAAAAATGCTGCACTCTGGCGAAGACAGTCTATGGCAACTTTCAAGTCGCGAGAAGCCTGTTTAAGAGCGACTAGATGTGACTTCTGTTCTCGATTATGCCTCCTTCTCTGTTCCCAAATTAAAATGGTACTTTATTAACCCCTGACGAGAATTTATTTTCTATAATTGTAGTCTATTTGTACACATTCACAAACTCATTGATTCCTTTGTACATTGTGTGTTCACGCATTGTTCTGCTGCAAAAAACATACATATCCTTATTAAAATCAAGCGACACTGGAGCAATTATTTTTCTcgaatgtatttgtattttattttatatagtcTATGAGCGAGACTTTTTGATAGTAAAATTTGCATGCCATCTATTCGCATCCAATTAGGAAGGACATGTAAATGTGAAGGTGTAAAAGTGGGAGGGACGTTTGACAACCGGTGGTGTTTGGGCAACACACCTGTTCTACAGCCCACTTTACAGAGAAACCTTAATAACGCGATTTACACCGTATAAGAAAGATAAGTAGGCTTTATTATATTCAATATTTCCGTAGGTCAGGGTGCGATGCAATTAAAGATTATTACATAAATGTGTGTCATGCGTAATGAAATACGGGAGAGCGACATATTTGGTATCGGATAATATCTTAAACAAACTGATGTGAATATTTTTTTGCACAATGTCAAAAAACGGCCCGTTCGTTGATAGACGTTAACAGGTGTACAATGGAAATTGACCTTAGACTAGAATCAAGCTTATGGGTCgggaaaaaaaggtataaagCTGTTCTGACAGGATGGCATTTCCAATGGACCGAAGTTGACAAGAACAATCGTGAAAAGAAAACGAGTAAGTAGACTATGGTGTTTTCTGGTGAAACATAAAaagaagtataataataacctGAACGTGCAAATGTTGACAAGCGTGTAGACATCCAAAGTATCCTTCTGATAAAATATTTGCATTAGAACTATGTAGGCTTATCAAATGATAAGAACGGCACGCAGCCTATGCTGTATCAGGATTATTttccatgtaaaaaaaaaagccaaacaCCCTGACTATACCGTATTTAACGTGCTTGTTCCATACAATAATGTCTTATTAGATACATTTCCGGGTCCGATGTATAAGCTACTATAAGCTATTAAATGCCTTCAAGTAGGAtgaaaaacaagtcaaacagCACAAACACGAAACACAACTTGAAGCTGGGCTAGTTTACTCATAACAAAGGGGAGAATGCAGAAACAACTTCCCATGTGCATGATGAAAGAATGATAGAATCTGTGATAAACGTATTCTTTATCTTCTataatagcctatatatattgtgtgtgtgtgtgtatatgtatatgtatgtatgtgtgtgtgtgtatatatatatatatatatatatatatatatatatatatatatatatatatatatatatatatatatatatatatatatataaaagctATAATAGATTATCTTCCTTGTAAT encodes:
- the LOC130389251 gene encoding SLIT-ROBO Rho GTPase-activating protein 3-like isoform X2, whose translation is MSSHVKLRKDRVGVVTYDTQIKEVRSQLVDQLKVLDLQLEHKSQQMQDLSEYLRRRGEIEGDYARSLERLAEKFTSKIKRKEPSGQSVAQVWRSLLAQTRQEARDHSGLSESCSNLLIQPLANCLEYTQRLSRKSKEVCAQLQDGLLKVTIELQTAWRTYLQYYSDFMLADGKLRDAEKQEEKQKTKKMERLIEKRQGKVQEIQVKCSKARNEYLLNLAAANASMNKYYLQDISTLIDCADTGYHQTVGRVMRSYLSRWNHAQKNQSTGLQQIQGTVSGLVQNMDRDNLLETHNNTFCLPLRFQYQPHDGDQVCEVSTEHELSTELETRFKQIQNRLTTVCQETEEAGKGLMVGHSSLLEIVSDDDLEPSGGGGGGGGGGGGGGGVGGGTGCPQEEGAENQASKPSAARRRANQQEIEQLYLTKVKEYLLGSSLASKLQAKHDLLKVAVEKAQATNGQQRRLNPKSVHMRRNQSKANLSHKPFSSDILPFIQASGQEIPEVVESCIRFINLKGLHHEGIFRVPGLQAEIISLRDAFERGEDPLTDQPVDMDSVAGVLKLYFRTLKNPLFPLESTSQLLEAFQMESETEGVAHLKLVISAYPAPLVVVMRYLFAFLNHLSQYSDENMMQPYNLAVCFGPSLLRGAPDEDVVTLQPQINALVKSIILQHESVFPSQAEVQGPVYEKCMTLEQDDCEPILEDGDGDAECLQDPGDPEKPTQKKGERSRSVSRSSSEKRRSRHEPTGGSFSKGANFFNLKLPIGPQARPSPHSPGYIRRGQNNSPSEEVTVLVDKEIWAQMDTVHLELLNRQGVQEPPSSSSSSSSVPAASSPSAQSQSRKKKA
- the LOC130389251 gene encoding SLIT-ROBO Rho GTPase-activating protein 3-like isoform X1; amino-acid sequence: MRCVTNHAVGATMSSHVKLRKDRVGVVTYDTQIKEVRSQLVDQLKVLDLQLEHKSQQMQDLSEYLRRRGEIEGDYARSLERLAEKFTSKIKRKEPSGQSVAQVWRSLLAQTRQEARDHSGLSESCSNLLIQPLANCLEYTQRLSRKSKEVCAQLQDGLLKVTIELQTAWRTYLQYYSDFMLADGKLRDAEKQEEKQKTKKMERLIEKRQGKVQEIQVKCSKARNEYLLNLAAANASMNKYYLQDISTLIDCADTGYHQTVGRVMRSYLSRWNHAQKNQSTGLQQIQGTVSGLVQNMDRDNLLETHNNTFCLPLRFQYQPHDGDQVCEVSTEHELSTELETRFKQIQNRLTTVCQETEEAGKGLMVGHSSLLEIVSDDDLEPSGGGGGGGGGGGGGGGVGGGTGCPQEEGAENQASKPSAARRRANQQEIEQLYLTKVKEYLLGSSLASKLQAKHDLLKVAVEKAQATNGQQRRLNPKSVHMRRNQSKANLSHKPFSSDILPFIQASGQEIPEVVESCIRFINLKGLHHEGIFRVPGLQAEIISLRDAFERGEDPLTDQPVDMDSVAGVLKLYFRTLKNPLFPLESTSQLLEAFQMESETEGVAHLKLVISAYPAPLVVVMRYLFAFLNHLSQYSDENMMQPYNLAVCFGPSLLRGAPDEDVVTLQPQINALVKSIILQHESVFPSQAEVQGPVYEKCMTLEQDDCEPILEDGDGDAECLQDPGDPEKPTQKKGERSRSVSRSSSEKRRSRHEPTGGSFSKGANFFNLKLPIGPQARPSPHSPGYIRRGQNNSPSEEVTVLVDKEIWAQMDTVHLELLNRQGVQEPPSSSSSSSSVPAASSPSAQSQSRKKKA
- the naa10 gene encoding N-alpha-acetyltransferase 10 is translated as MNIRNARPEDLMNMQHCNLLCLPENYQMKYYFYHGLSWPQLSYIAEDENGKIVGYVLAKMEEDPDDVPHGHITSLAVKRSHRRLGLAQKLMDQASRAMIENFNAKYVSLHVRKSNRAALHLYSNTLKFQISEIEPKYYADGEDAYAMKRDLAHMADEVPQLRKAGARIAGQETPAQSLAGDQEIERDSGGESKELSEVSEATESTDVKDSSSDSQ